The genomic segment GCAAAGTGCAGCGATAGATACGAATGAACAACGTTTGCACGGTATCGTTTATAAAAGCAACGAGCAACTAGCAAACGATAAATATAAACAGAGTTTTATACGACGAAAGAATAAGAATCGGAACGATTGATAACAAGGTCTCGCATAAATACAGAAATTTTACCAAAAATCGATGCGGAGAGCGAGAGTCGATAAGAGGAGCGCCACGATAAGACCGATCGCGCGGTAAAGCGCGAGCGAGCGCCGCAACATGGTATCGGTGCGGCGTTCGGCTAACGTTTGCTTAACGAGGCCGGGGGTAAGGTCGTTCCTTGATCCGTCGATGATGACAGCGTTCTTGCAACCTCCGACGTGCCCCTCTATACGCTACCGAGTATGCCCTATCGCGTAGTCGGCTGACTAACGCGTCACGTGCCGCAGCAACGCGATCGTTACGCCTATCGACGTTCGATCTTTCGATTTCTGCGGCCGCGTTATTAAAATTCGatgaattttataatagatTAAATCGATCGGTAGGTCGCCGAACCGATATTTTTTTTACGTCATCCATCGTTTCTTCGATCTCTTCTCCCATCGTTTTCGTTCAACTTTTCCACGTTCGTTGCGACAAGTTGCGCTCGACTTGTTTATCAAGCCccgaatacaaatttttcttcgatttatcgATGAAAGATGATTCGATTTTTCGATTTTCGAAAAGCAACTAACGTTGGCGTTAGCGATATGGTTCGAATAAATAGATCGTCGATCGTAATCTGTTTGTTTGGTATTTAGGCTGCCATCGACGAAGCGTTCAAGTCCGAAGCGAAAATCAGCGATTTATTCAACGTGAAGGCGAACCTTAAAGCTTTGATATATACGTGCTTGCTCGTGACGTTCCAACAATGCAGTGGCATCAACGTGGTCCTCTTCTATATGGGATCCATCTTCGGGGCTGCGCACAGTGCGCTACCTGACTCCATATCAACTCTGATCGTCGGTAGCGTGCAGGTGGTTGCTTCCGGGGTTACGCCGGTGATCGTTGACAGACTTGGTAGGAGAATGCTGCTCATTACCTCCGGCGTTGGCGAGACTGTCTCCTTGGtaagtgaaatatttttaaaatccaTGTTTATCGTTTAAATTTATCGCGTTACATTCTAGTTACTTTACGGAAGTAACGATTCTACCGCACAAAGAACGTACTATCGGTCCCTTGCTATCGCGTTATCGTATTGCTTTCGCCATAATTTCTTGATCGATGTATCTCTTTATGATGTTACCGCGTGAATCGCGTTTATCGGAAAACAAGGCGATCGAGATGTTAGTCCTCGCGACgtggaaatataaaattgcaacgCTTCTACCAATTGTGCTCGATAACGCGCGCACGTGGAATCAAACGACAGCTACGAGCGAGAGCGTACGATTCTCCGGACACTAACCAGGTCTCGTACCTTCCGGTGTCGTAACGATATTTCGTAAAGGCTACTTTTACGCTTGGAAGCATCGGTTAATGGCGAACAAATTATTCCGCGATCGTTCAAAACGTACGAAACGCGATCGATCGTCATTCCAGGCAGCATAACGCTTTCGCTCCGTGGCCACCTCGATTATAAAACAACTCGTCGGTGACGATGCGTTTCGACGGTCACATAACCACGTTTTTCGATCAGTTACCTAATCGAGTTACGTGACGTGCAATTTTCGCGGTATTTCGTAAGTACCTGCGCCATGGTTCCCACTGTTCCACCTGGAATATCAGCGATGCCGCGGAGATTCGCGGTTAGAATTTGCCTGGCGTTTCATCGACTTCTCCGGTACGATGACAACGATTGACAGCGATTTCACTCCGAAACGTTCAAAGATCGTGATTCGTTTGGTAAAGTTCCAATATTACGCGGACCATCTACATCTCTGGCAAGTCGAAACTATCGTTCTTCGCGTGAGAGAGACGGCATATATAATCAGTCTTATCTCTCGTCTCAACGACAAGTCCCATTGTTTCCACGATAGATTGACAGctcttttaaaattacattatcgCTTAATTAGTAACATCGACAAGCTGCATAAACAACCAGAACGTATCTACGGAACGTGTACGTTCCATCGTTTTGAATCACGATTTGAAAAATTCGGAATCGTCGAAACaaaggggagagagagagagagagagagaacgcgcCTTTCCGTGGCCTTGATCCACTGTCCATCGCGTACGTTTCGCAGGTATTGCAAAATAGCGGCAACGAATCGATCGCGGCCTTGCGACGCCTATTCAAATCGATTTATGTAACCTCGCGATCGTGTGTAGATGTACTTCTGATGCGCGTCGCATTCCATCGCAACGGTGCAACGCGAACGCACGACCTTCGTTCGCTCTTTTCTTCACCGGTCGCCCCAGTGATCCACCTTCGTCGCTCGATTCTCCATCcaatttttatacgaaacaaAGGCAATAGCTCTTTTCGATTGTCTtctatcatcgaaaatatattcGACGCGCTCCAATAACAAAATCGCTCTCGACGATGAATGTCCGCCGGATTTTTGGAATCCACGACTGAATTTTTTATAACGCGGTACAAGTGGTTTTTCACGCGCGTTTATCGAGGCTTTTCTTACGCTTCTACGCGTTCTCGACATCCTATTGATTTATCACGGCCAATGAATCCTTGATCGCTTCTTTTTTAACGGAACGAACGTTCGTTTCCAACGTCGGACGACTCGCTGAACCTTGGACTATACGGATATAGGTATTAATCGttcgatttaaataattaataaaattacgctTACTTCTCGTTTACCGTAATGTTCGCAACGCGTGCCTGCAAGAAAATTTCCGTAAACAGAAAGAAGCGACGCGTCGACACGGAAATCGTCGGTTGTTCCGATGACTTCACGCATCTGGAATCGTGAGGTCGAGCAGTTAATTATCCATAGCCGTAGATTGTTGCACCGATCCGCGGCCGCGATCAATGTCAATGCCTCGTTACGTGCACGCGTACGCTGGATCGATCGTTGCTTCGCCAGCCACAACGCTGTTTTCTGAATTTCGTAATAACGGTGAACGGATGACGAAGGTAAGAGAAGTTGATCGAGGTATATCGAGACACGAGACGTGTCCGGAAACGTCTGGAATGCGGTTAATTACCGACAGCGCTAGTCTTTTGATACATCGATCGGCCGATCGTCGATTGTTTTTCCCGCCTTGCGAGCATCGTCGGACGCGTGCCGTCCAAACAATTACAGTTGAAGTTTATTCGAAGCAAGTGGATCATCGCCGCGCCGAGTATCTTTCTTACCAAATATCCCGGCACCTAATTTGACACGTGTATCTCGGAAAACATCGTCGTACCTTTGCGTCGTTCcaacaaatttattttcctatttACGCGTGTGTTTGATTTCTAGATCGCCCTGGGTCTGTACATGTACCTGCAAGATGTTTCACATTCGGACGTTAGCGCCATATCGTGGCTTCCTATCGTGTCGCTGGTCATCTTCATCGCGGTATATTGCATAGGCTGGGGTCCTCTGCCATGGACCGTGATGGGTGAGATGTTCGCATCGAACGTGAAATCGAAGGCTTCCGGAATCACCGTGTGCGTGTGCTGGTTGGTCTCTTTCTTCATCACCAAGTTCGCTAGCAATCTACAGGATGTATTCGGCCAATTCGCCTTGTTCTGGATTTTTGCCGTATTCTGTGTGGTGAGCGTGCTGTTCACGGTGCTGATATTACCGGAGACGAAGGGAAAGAGTCTGCAAGAGATTCAAGACGTGTTGGGCGGCAACAACCATTCGGAGATACCCGAGTTCGGAAGCTCGAGTAAAAAGTGAAAACAGTATTGCGGTATCGGGTGACTCGAGAACGATCTCGAGGTTCGATTTCACCTTCGTTCGCGTATCGGACCAATCGTATCCGTCGAACGGTTCTTGCTCTTCCTATTTCTATATACTACGTATATACGTTAAGCGCGCCTTTATACTGCCAAAGACCATGGATCGCGATTCTGCATGCTCGCGACGCGTGACGATTGGATACTGTTGTCCTTTTTTATCGTTAGAATCGTAGGAACGGACCGGAACGACAACGCTTGTGATTTTTAGGTCTTAGGTATACGCGTATGCGATAAGACGTCGGCGCGCATTCGATGCGATATAATTGTTATCGATCGTAAAGAACGACAAGGGAAACGCGACAGAGATTCGAACGAGTGTCCTATTTCATTCTATAATCTGTTCAAACGATACGTAAACAAGGTAGAGATGtcgatacgatacgatagaaCGAATAACGTCTACTTTTTCCATGTTCCGAGGAACCAACAAACGAACAGCTCAGCTAATGAACGGTACTCGCCTACTGCGCGTTTCTCGCCTCGTACGCGCGATAGTAGTTAatgaatgtatttattttttgacAAACCTTAGCCGTTTAACGTACGCGTCGTTTCCTTTGTACGTAAGATTTTATCCCATCCTTCCAAGTaccataatatttaataactcaACGCCCCGTTAGATACGTATAGACGCGAGAACGAGATCCGCTACACCGACCGTGAAACGATCGCACCGATATGTATTCCGTTTTCGATCGCGTAGGTGTTCCGTAGAATCGCGAAAAAGATGGCGGAGAGACGAGAAAAAGAGTCTTCGTTTTGTACGCGGGAATTCCGCGAATACGATCGATCTTTATCCGAGACGAGTGGTGTGCTCGTGCGCGTCAGGCGAAGTAaaactgaaagaaaaaaaaaaaaaaaaaaagaaaagaaaatgactcACCACTGAGTCGTGAAGTTTCCACGAGCGGGACGCGTTAATTGCGTTTAGGGACGATGTAGGAAGATTAATTAGAGAAACGAATCTTATTGTAATGGACGATCAGATAGGGAGAGAGCACATTCCTATTTTGTACGCGATTGTTCTAATGTTCGTGGAGACCCGCGTTCCCGCTTGTTTCTCGTCATCTTTATCCTTGTAATTAAGAGTAGACTTTTAAATACAACGACGAAACTCGAGAGAAGATTATTCTACggaaaattatttcttgaaattatCGCGCTATACTTTGGACACCTCTCGTCCCGTTCTTAGGAAGGCCAATGCATAATTTCTGTGACCAAGAAACCAGCCGACAACGTGTTTGCGTAGCAGCGGGCAAAACCGAGCGAAATCGATGACACGTTTTAACGCTAGCGCACACATTTCctgtttcttccctttttttcgcGCGGTGGCGTTCAGAGATCATTCTTCCTTTagtatttcgtttctttcttcgacgAATTTCTCTCCTTGGTTATAAACGGCATTTCGCGAGGATTCCTTCTgcgatattaataattttttctatcGTAAGTCGTAACGCAACTTTTTTTATGCAAGTATCGATAGAGTTCGTTTTCTGTTGTTCGTGCGATCTAGCAACGGATGTACTTACTTATACCTCACTCCAATTAACACCGGTTCCGTTGAATCGTTCATTTCGGATTGCAAGAATTTTCCTCGATGAGATATCCTTCACGCATCGGCGATACGCGTGTGCGCAacactcttcttcttttttttttcttaacgaTCAGGAACGACAATTGTATTTGCATTTACGCGATAGCCTTAAAGATTTACCAAATATATACTGTTCTAAGAAGGTCGCGACACTTAAGATATACGGTCGGAGAAACGAGACATATCGACGAGTAGCGGTTGATCGAGCTTGACGCATCTTTCAGATAGAAAACGATTCGTCGAGCCTAGCACGATGCACCTATCGAACGATACGCGCGGAAAgatcgaaaaatgaaaagagaggaaaaattaTTGGCATCATAACGCGATGTGTAATAGGGGCAAGGTATTCGCGCGGACGAAACGCGGTTATTCGTCGATGCGTGCGCGCTATAGaaacaaaggaaaagaaagatactGGAAATAACGAAGGGAGAATGAGTAACGGACCGCGTGTACAACGATCAACGATCGAAGTCGGTCGTTGCGTACATTTTCATCGCGATGAAAAATCGAGCGCCTCGATCGGATTTCATCGAGGTCAGAATCGTCCGAGTATGGGACGAAACATATATCGTCCATGGTAAACTTCTCGAGGATGCGAAATCGTCGTCATTGATAGAAACTAATTTTAATCTGTACGCAACAATGATTTCCGATGCGTTTGTTCTTCGTTCCGATCGTGAAAACGGAGCTAGACGTTGTAGAATCATTCCTGAAATGTTCCTCTATTTCAAAGAGCAATAAGACTTTTCCTAAGATATGCTTAAGATGACCCGATTGTACGCGCGtgtaaaaagtaatttaaaaactcgattaagaaacaaaagaatatgGCAGGAAAAAAAGAACCGCGGCCAAGTGACGTTCGAATTACCCGGTGTATGGAATTTCCACTTGGATCGAGAAGAGAAGCGCTCGCAGAACGTGTTATtatctttgttttttaatttaagtaACGTCATGTTTAGAGGAAATTGTACTGTTCacggaggaaaaaaaaaatgattaaagtACGCGCATTGTTCGCGAGGCCTTCGAAGCGATTAGACAGATCGAGCGATAACGATTTTCCACGCGATTGTCAGCAAAGTAGATTTTTAAAATAGAGTATGATGATCACGTGGAGTATCGTGTGCGAAGCAACGAGAGAATGTGATAACGTTCAAACGAATAATCAGGGTACAAAGGAAATCAAGTTTAGGAACTTCTTATCGACGatactgtatatatatgtatatatatatatatatatacattatatatataaatatcctaCGCaactgtatatatgtacatatatatacgtatgtacgtattgTTACGCATTAAACGTATAGTGTAATTACGATACTTTTGTTACaactaaataaattataactttaaaataTTACTCGTTAAGTAAGTAACAGGTgaaatctttttcttccttcctttctttcttgtaCCTCAACCTTGTATCCCATCTTTTCCACTGTTTTAGTAGTACGAGTCTGTTTGTGTCAGACGCAAAGATTGAAATTCGAGAGGTTTGCGGGGCTTTGATCGCTCCGTGTAACTGACaagcgaaaaaaaagagaatcgaATCTGTTACACGAAGAGTCGAGAAAGCGTcgtcaaatattttcacgaatctcgtcgatgtaaaaaataattttccgtTGAGAACGATTCACTGAGATCTTGCAAACTGCAACGATGGCTAAACTCGGCCCGCGAAAGGAGTCAGAAATGGTAaccatattaataaaaaaaagaaaaaaaaagaaaaaataccaaGTTTTTCATTCATTTCTAATCAAGGAAACATTTGTTAGAACGAGGAAGACGCACGCTTGCAAGAAGAGCTGTACCAGTTGGTCGACGTATTGATGGTAATAATAACGCTATATGCAATTCACTTTCTTAACCTAATAACTGTCATAGATACGCATGCGATTACATTACATAAAGCGTTAGCTGctaaaacaatttcaaattcaaatccAATCGTTACCTAACTCAAACCTTCGGTGTCACATCGATcccgatttttaattaaaattcgagGGAAAAGACGAAGATGCGATGTTGATATCCCTGAGTCAACTTCGATTGTTGATGCAAACCTCGACAACATCGATGACTTCCGTACCAAAACCTCTCAAGTATTTGAAAAACTCGTACAATGATATGAAGAACGCGCATAAAAAGATTCGAAGGAGGGACGTGAAACGGCAATTCGCGGAAGTATTGAGCGTATTATCGATGGCTGGAGCCGCGCCTGGTTCCAAAGAATGTCTGCGATATTGCACCGATGGTGAAGTGACGAACCCTGGCGAGTGGGGTCACGAATACGTCAGACAGCTCGAAGCTGAAATTGTAGACGAGTGGACGAACGCTCCTGTAAAGGACGAGGAACGTATCAGGTATTTTTAGATATGAAGGTATTTTTAGAAATGTGATAATATGTTTGGCGACGATATACAAAATGAACggattataagaaataaaatagaatctttTATCTGTTTGTTTCCTTCTCTTTATGGTAGAACACAGCTTACTCCTTTGGTAAACGGTATCATAAAATTCGACATGAAGCACAACGCCGAAATACCTGGATGCGATCTATGTTTGGAGATCGATCAATTGAACTTTTTAAACGAAAGTTTGGATAATACGAATTTTGAGAGGGTTTGTCGATATCTGGAGAGTTGTGCGGTCTACAGGTGAATTTTCTGAAACGACGACTAAAATTTAAGCAACTTTATCCAGTTTTTTAACGTCTTTCGAACGGTCAGCGAGGATATCGAAAGAAGACAAATATTGCAGACCGTGGTCGACCATTATCTACGATTCCAAGAATATTGCAAAGCAATGTTAGTAGCCCTTCAATTGGCAGACTCGGATCTTGTACACAAATGTCTCACCACCTGCCCTGACGATTTAATGCGAAAACAATTGTCATTCATACTCGTAAGACAAAGGGTAATTCATCGGATTCTACACGAGTTATTCGCGAGATTCTATTTTCCATTCGCATAATTTATCGCTCTTCAGGAGAATCCATTAAAGAAGGATTACGAGGGAGGCGATGCCAAGGATATCGAAGCTATCTTAAGCAACAGTCACGTCAATAATCATTACCATTTGCTCGCGAGGGAACTCGACATTCTGGAACCCAAACACCCGGATGACATTTATAAAACCTGGCTAGAAACTAATACCGTGAGACGAGCGGAATACGACTCAGCCAGGGCCAACCTAGCAGCTACGTTCGTTTCCGGTTTCGTTCACGCTGGATTCGGTCAGGACAAACTGATGGCGAACACCGCCGATTGCTGGGTTTATAAAAATAAggttttcgtataaatatcagaGATTCTTGAAATAGAAACTTTCTAAACAGCTTAAATCGAAGAAAACCGTTTGACAGGAGCACGGAATGCTCTCGGCAACCGCTTCTTTGGGACTGATACACATGTGGGACGTAGACGGTGGTCTGGTACCGATCGACAAGTGAATCGCGTCTCTTATCGTAATGCAACTATGATTTATAGACAAACGCCCGCGGACTGAGATACGCTTATTTCGCAGATATCTCTacaccaacgatcacaacatcAAAGCAGGCGCTTTACTCGCGATAGGTTTGGTCAACTGTGGTGTTCGCAACGAATGCGATCCGGCGTTGGCGCTCCTCAGCGACTACGTGTATTCCGAAAACGTTACACTGAGAATCGGAGCAGTTTTAGGACTGGGTTTGGCCTACGCTGGCTCGCAGAGGTCCGATGTTACGGAACTTTTAACCGGAGTATTGGTAGACGAAGCAAGTACGTTTACGATGATTAGCTCCCAGTACGTGATATTTTGCAAATGAACAATTTTTAGGTACCATGGAAATTGTGTCTCTCGGAGCGATCGCGATAGGTTTGATAAACGTTGGCTCTGCCGACGCTGAAGCCTCGTCGACACTTCTGCAGAGATTGATAGAGCTTACACCTCAAAAGCTGTCTAGTACCTACTCCAGGTTAAAGACAGAAGTATATCTATCAAATACGTTTCACGACTATGCAGGAGGGTTCGTTTGATCTTGTTTTTCGCAGATTTCTACCGCTGGCGCTGGGTATGATCTACATGGGTTGCCGCGACATCATAGACGCGCCTTCAGCTGCGCTTGAAGTCTTACCCGACCCTTACAAGCTTGCTGCACAAACTATGCTGGAGGCAATGCTTTCTCCTTTGTCAAAATGCTCTATGATACAATCccgaataaatattataatcatcagcattcgaaaatatttcattggtCTCAGGTGTGTGCATATGCCGGTACAGGAGACGTATTGATCGTTCAAGGACTATTACGAATTTGTTCGGAACCGGCGAACGGTGAAGGCGTTCCCGTCACCCCGGTTAACAGTCCTACGAGCTGCTGCTGCGATCAGCGGTCTCGAATCATCGAATTTTCTGAGAAGAGAACAAAAGAGAAATTAGAAGAGAAGCATGCAGAATCAAAGTAATCGCACATTTATCTATCGTTAATATCTACCGCCACTTTTCTACAAT from the Bombus terrestris chromosome 1, iyBomTerr1.2, whole genome shotgun sequence genome contains:
- the LOC100649793 gene encoding 26S proteasome non-ATPase regulatory subunit 2-like translates to MLISLSQLRLLMQTSTTSMTSVPKPLKYLKNSYNDMKNAHKKIRRRDVKRQFAEVLSVLSMAGAAPGSKECLRYCTDGEVTNPGEWGHEYVRQLEAEIVDEWTNAPVKDEERIRTQLTPLVNGIIKFDMKHNAEIPGCDLCLEIDQLNFLNESLDNTNFERVCRYLESCAVYSEDIERRQILQTVVDHYLRFQEYCKAMLVALQLADSDLVHKCLTTCPDDLMRKQLSFILVRQRENPLKKDYEGGDAKDIEAILSNSHVNNHYHLLARELDILEPKHPDDIYKTWLETNTVRRAEYDSARANLAATFVSGFVHAGFGQDKLMANTADCWVYKNKEHGMLSATASLGLIHMWDVDGGLVPIDKYLYTNDHNIKAGALLAIGLVNCGVRNECDPALALLSDYVYSENVTLRIGAVLGLGLAYAGSQRSDVTELLTGVLVDEASTMEIVSLGAIAIGLINVGSADAEASSTLLQRLIELTPQKLSSTYSRFLPLALGMIYMGCRDIIDAPSAALEVLPDPYKLAAQTMLEVCAYAGTGDVLIVQGLLRICSEPANGEGVPVTPVNSPTSCCCDQRSRIIEFSEKRTKEKLEEKHAESNDIGSTQAIATLGVAAVGLGEGKEDSRIFGQIGRYGPTAARRAMPLALGLSFLSNPDLSVLDVLNKYSHDNDSDVANNAIFALGLVGAGTNNARLATMLRQLACYHAKNPTHLFLVRISQGLVHLGKGTLSISPLRYASKVLDKVALAGLLVVLVAFLDCQNLILSKSHYLMYCLALAMEPRWLVTLDENLQSLPVSVRVGKAVDIVGKAGNPKSISGGYVHTTPTLLSSGERAELALDEYEALSSVLEGFVILREKSNVS